A single region of the Paramicrobacterium fandaimingii genome encodes:
- a CDS encoding BMP family lipoprotein, protein MTITTRKAVMSGLAGLGVVALLAGCGQAPESAGGGGSDGEAIDYLPCIVSDSGGFDDKSFNQSSYEGLVKAADDLGIEEKHVESASEADFGPNITSLVDQGCDLIITVGFLLADATKEAAEKNPDVNFLILDDNSIEADNVKPMIFDTAQAAFLAGYAAADTSETGKVGTFGGMQIPTVTIFMDGYADGVAYYNEQKDTDVQVVGWDVDAQQGQFTGGFDANETAKQTATSIINQGVDVLLPVGGPIFLSGIEAIKDSGEDIAMIGVDADLYETADSDNEMFLTSIMKQMSDGVYNIVTSAAKDGEFDATPYVGTLENEGVGLAPFHDWEDKVSDSLQGELDEIKAGIIDGSIDVTSPSSPK, encoded by the coding sequence TTGACAATCACAACCCGAAAGGCCGTGATGAGCGGCCTTGCTGGCCTGGGCGTCGTCGCCCTGCTCGCCGGCTGCGGACAAGCCCCCGAGTCCGCTGGAGGCGGCGGCTCGGACGGCGAAGCCATCGACTATCTTCCCTGCATCGTCTCTGACTCCGGTGGATTCGATGACAAGTCGTTCAACCAGTCGAGCTATGAAGGACTCGTCAAGGCAGCAGACGACCTCGGCATCGAAGAGAAGCACGTCGAGTCGGCGTCCGAGGCCGACTTCGGCCCCAACATCACGAGCCTCGTCGACCAGGGCTGCGACCTGATCATCACCGTCGGATTCCTGCTCGCAGACGCGACAAAGGAAGCGGCGGAGAAGAACCCGGACGTCAACTTCCTGATTCTCGACGACAACTCAATTGAGGCAGACAACGTCAAGCCGATGATCTTCGACACCGCTCAGGCAGCGTTCCTCGCTGGGTACGCGGCCGCAGACACCTCGGAGACCGGCAAGGTCGGCACCTTCGGCGGAATGCAGATTCCGACCGTGACGATCTTCATGGACGGCTACGCAGACGGCGTCGCGTACTACAACGAGCAGAAGGACACCGACGTGCAGGTCGTCGGCTGGGACGTTGACGCCCAGCAGGGACAGTTCACTGGTGGCTTCGATGCAAACGAGACAGCGAAGCAGACGGCGACAAGCATCATCAACCAGGGTGTTGACGTGCTGCTTCCCGTCGGTGGTCCGATCTTCCTCTCCGGCATTGAGGCGATCAAGGACTCCGGTGAGGACATCGCGATGATCGGTGTCGACGCCGACCTCTACGAGACGGCCGATTCAGATAACGAGATGTTCCTGACGTCGATCATGAAGCAGATGAGCGATGGTGTCTACAACATCGTCACCTCAGCCGCGAAGGATGGCGAGTTCGACGCAACGCCATATGTCGGAACGCTCGAGAACGAGGGCGTCGGACTTGCCCCGTTCCACGACTGGGAAGACAAAGTGAGCGACAGCCTCCAGGGTGAGCTCGACGAGATCAAGGCGGGCATCATCGACGGTTCGATTGACGTCACGTCTCCGTCAAGCCCGAAGTAG
- a CDS encoding ABC transporter ATP-binding protein, whose protein sequence is MKLELRGITKRFGSLTANDHIDLVVEPGEIHSLLGENGAGKSTLMNVLYGLYQADEGEILLDDEVQSFSGPGDAMRAGIGMVHQHFMLIPVFTVAENVMLGHESTKFGGALDLAAARKQVIEISERFGFNVDPDALVEDLPVGVQQRVEIIKALSRDAKVLVFDEPTAVLTPQETDELIQTMRRLRDGGTSIVFITHKLREVREVADRITVVRLGKVVGEAEPTASNGELATLMVGRAVELTVQKDEPKLGDVSFSVKNLTVIDPLGIKVVNDVSFDVHAGEILAVAGVQGNGQTELTEAIMGLQPRVTGTVSLNGEDLSGLDPRKVLDSGVGYVPEDRSEDGIIKNFTIAENLMLDRANGAPFVKAGSLQLGYLDTFAHKTKDEFDIRAPSIETNAGNLSGGNQQKVVLARELSRELKLFIAAQPTRGIDVGSIEFVHKRMVETRDAGIPVVVVSTELDEVAALADRIAVMYRGSIVGIVPGNTSRDVLGLMMAGEKPTGAAA, encoded by the coding sequence ATGAAGCTCGAACTTCGCGGCATCACCAAGCGATTCGGATCGCTGACGGCAAACGATCACATCGACCTTGTTGTCGAACCGGGTGAGATCCACAGTCTCCTCGGAGAGAACGGCGCCGGAAAATCAACGCTCATGAACGTGCTCTATGGTCTGTACCAGGCCGACGAGGGCGAGATTCTCCTCGACGACGAGGTGCAGAGCTTCTCGGGCCCCGGCGACGCCATGCGCGCCGGCATCGGCATGGTGCACCAGCACTTCATGCTCATTCCCGTCTTCACCGTTGCCGAGAACGTGATGCTCGGCCACGAGTCGACAAAATTCGGCGGTGCGCTTGACCTCGCGGCCGCCCGCAAACAGGTCATCGAGATCTCCGAGCGATTTGGGTTCAATGTTGACCCCGACGCGCTCGTTGAAGATCTTCCCGTCGGCGTGCAGCAACGCGTTGAGATCATCAAGGCACTGTCGCGAGACGCCAAGGTGCTGGTGTTCGACGAGCCCACTGCCGTGCTGACTCCGCAAGAGACAGACGAGCTCATTCAGACAATGCGGCGACTGAGGGATGGCGGAACATCGATCGTCTTCATCACGCACAAACTCCGTGAGGTGCGCGAAGTCGCAGACCGCATCACGGTTGTGCGTCTGGGCAAGGTCGTCGGTGAGGCCGAGCCAACGGCGAGCAACGGCGAACTTGCCACGTTGATGGTGGGGCGCGCCGTCGAGCTCACCGTGCAGAAAGATGAGCCGAAGCTCGGAGACGTGTCGTTCTCGGTCAAGAATCTCACGGTGATCGACCCGCTTGGCATCAAAGTGGTGAACGACGTGAGCTTCGACGTTCATGCGGGTGAGATTCTCGCGGTTGCCGGAGTGCAGGGCAACGGCCAGACGGAGCTCACCGAAGCGATCATGGGCCTCCAACCTCGTGTCACGGGGACCGTCTCGTTGAACGGCGAAGACCTCTCGGGGCTCGATCCGCGCAAGGTTCTCGACTCCGGAGTCGGCTACGTTCCCGAGGACCGCTCCGAAGACGGCATCATCAAGAACTTCACGATCGCCGAGAATCTCATGCTCGACAGGGCGAACGGAGCGCCCTTCGTCAAGGCGGGGAGTCTGCAGCTCGGGTATCTCGATACCTTTGCACACAAGACGAAAGACGAATTCGATATCAGGGCTCCGTCCATCGAGACGAACGCGGGAAACCTGTCGGGCGGTAACCAGCAGAAGGTGGTGCTCGCTCGCGAGCTCAGCCGCGAACTCAAGCTGTTCATCGCTGCGCAACCGACGCGCGGCATCGACGTGGGATCGATTGAGTTCGTGCACAAACGCATGGTCGAAACGAGAGACGCCGGAATCCCCGTCGTCGTCGTGTCGACAGAGCTTGACGAAGTTGCCGCCCTCGCCGATCGCATCGCCGTCATGTACCGCGGTTCGATCGTGGGAATCGTTCCCGGAAACACATCGCGTGACGTGCTCGGTCTGATGATGGCCGGCGAAAAGCCGACGGGAGCTGCAGCATGA
- a CDS encoding ABC transporter permease, giving the protein MTDVETDKKTPEAPRANQLASQIMNSSTVMTVLAVVISLVVGAVLIAFTDSKVQATAGYFFARPTDMLVAIWDAVSGAYIALFNGAIYNTNRDTFLAGIKSITDTLHHATPLIAGGLGVALAFRAGLFNIGGRGQMLVAAGAAGWVGFSFHLPIWIHLPLAVIAGIVAGALWGGLVGYLKARTGAHEVILTIMLNYVAFYLISWMLRTPGLLQAPGTVNPESAAMLPTAILPPIFGERYNLHAGFILVILATVFVWWLLNRSNLGFKFRAVGENPNAARTAGINVKSMYIWSMLIAGGLMGLAGVSQVLGTITSGFSSGIDAGIGFDAITVALLGRSTPWGTFAAGILFGAFKAGGYAMQAGEGIPIDIVLVVQSVIVLFIAAPPLVRSIFFIPKPGARGKKDKTPNVSKEVTAK; this is encoded by the coding sequence ATGACCGACGTCGAGACCGATAAGAAGACTCCTGAGGCCCCGCGCGCGAACCAGCTCGCGTCGCAGATCATGAACAGCAGCACGGTGATGACCGTGCTGGCCGTCGTGATCTCGCTCGTCGTCGGCGCCGTGCTCATCGCCTTCACCGACAGCAAGGTTCAGGCGACGGCCGGGTACTTCTTCGCGCGACCGACAGACATGCTCGTCGCCATCTGGGACGCCGTGTCTGGTGCGTACATCGCCTTGTTCAACGGAGCGATCTACAACACGAACCGCGACACGTTCCTCGCCGGAATCAAGTCGATCACCGATACGCTCCATCACGCCACGCCGCTGATCGCCGGAGGGCTCGGCGTCGCGCTGGCATTCCGGGCCGGCCTGTTCAACATCGGCGGTCGCGGTCAGATGCTCGTCGCTGCCGGCGCAGCTGGCTGGGTCGGTTTCTCGTTCCACCTGCCGATCTGGATCCACCTGCCGCTCGCGGTCATCGCTGGCATCGTCGCCGGCGCGCTGTGGGGCGGCCTCGTCGGCTACCTGAAGGCGCGCACCGGCGCTCACGAGGTGATCCTCACGATCATGCTCAACTACGTGGCGTTCTACCTGATTTCCTGGATGCTGCGCACGCCGGGACTTCTGCAGGCGCCGGGCACAGTGAACCCCGAGTCAGCGGCAATGTTACCCACGGCGATTCTGCCCCCGATCTTCGGAGAGCGCTACAACCTGCACGCCGGATTCATTCTCGTGATTCTCGCCACCGTGTTTGTGTGGTGGCTGCTCAACCGTTCGAACCTCGGCTTCAAATTCCGTGCCGTCGGGGAGAACCCGAACGCGGCACGCACTGCGGGCATCAACGTGAAGAGCATGTACATCTGGTCGATGCTCATCGCCGGTGGGCTCATGGGTCTCGCGGGCGTCTCGCAAGTGCTCGGCACGATCACAAGCGGATTCAGCTCGGGGATCGACGCCGGCATCGGCTTTGACGCCATTACCGTTGCCCTGCTCGGCCGCAGCACCCCGTGGGGAACGTTCGCCGCGGGCATCCTGTTCGGTGCGTTCAAGGCTGGCGGTTACGCCATGCAGGCGGGCGAGGGAATCCCGATCGACATCGTTCTCGTCGTGCAGTCGGTCATCGTTCTCTTCATTGCCGCACCGCCGCTCGTGCGCTCCATCTTCTTCATTCCGAAGCCGGGCGCGCGCGGCAAGAAAGACAAAACGCCCAACGTGTCGAAGGAGGTGACGGCCAAGTGA
- a CDS encoding ABC transporter permease yields the protein MSSVSNAADVPVSESLEVARVRSWKAPIAFAIVTIVALILFVLLSREGDTTFKLSNDSDAIVLPPLVLNAAVSGIVVTILLAGITAVSVWRTVNYRATWLWLISLFAVIFLIGFFGWAAAGGTVPLPGFLLGTVALSAPLIFGALGGVISERSGVVNIAIEGQLLAGAFSSAVVASVTQNPYLGLLAAMVAGMLVSFILAAFSIKYFVDQIIVGVVVNVLVLGLTSFFYSQVLTENTLLLNSPPRFERISIPFLSEIPLIGPVFFRQTIIIYVMYIAIALVYWGMFHTKWGLRVRAVGEHPQAADTVGIRVNTTRFWNVSLAGAIAGFGGAYFTLGSVGGFTKDMTAGMGFIALAAVIFGQWNPIKATLAALLFGFATNLQNLLGALGSPVESEFLLMLPYIVTILAVAGFVGQSRPPAASGSPYIKS from the coding sequence GTGAGCTCCGTCAGCAATGCAGCAGACGTTCCTGTCTCAGAGAGCCTCGAAGTTGCACGGGTGCGCAGTTGGAAGGCGCCTATCGCCTTCGCGATCGTCACCATCGTTGCGCTCATTCTGTTTGTGCTGCTCTCTCGCGAGGGCGACACGACGTTCAAGCTGTCGAACGACTCAGATGCCATTGTTCTGCCGCCCCTTGTGCTGAATGCGGCAGTGAGCGGCATCGTCGTCACGATTCTGCTCGCTGGGATCACCGCTGTATCGGTGTGGCGCACCGTCAACTACCGTGCAACGTGGCTCTGGCTCATTTCGCTGTTCGCCGTGATCTTTCTCATCGGATTCTTCGGGTGGGCCGCCGCGGGCGGAACCGTTCCGCTTCCCGGATTCCTGCTCGGCACCGTCGCGCTCTCTGCGCCGCTGATCTTCGGTGCCCTCGGCGGTGTGATCTCGGAACGCTCCGGTGTCGTCAACATCGCGATCGAGGGGCAGCTTCTTGCCGGCGCGTTCAGCTCTGCCGTCGTTGCGTCGGTGACGCAGAACCCCTACCTCGGTCTGCTCGCCGCGATGGTCGCCGGAATGCTCGTGAGCTTTATTCTCGCGGCGTTCTCGATCAAGTACTTCGTCGATCAGATCATCGTCGGCGTCGTCGTGAACGTGCTCGTGCTCGGCCTCACCTCGTTCTTCTACTCGCAGGTGCTCACCGAGAACACGCTGCTGCTCAACAGCCCGCCGCGCTTCGAGCGCATCAGCATCCCGTTCCTCAGTGAAATTCCGCTGATCGGGCCGGTGTTCTTCCGCCAGACGATCATCATCTACGTGATGTACATCGCGATTGCCCTCGTGTACTGGGGCATGTTCCACACCAAGTGGGGCCTGCGCGTTCGCGCGGTCGGCGAACACCCGCAGGCCGCTGACACCGTCGGCATCCGTGTGAACACCACGCGGTTCTGGAACGTCTCGCTCGCGGGGGCCATCGCCGGTTTCGGCGGCGCGTACTTCACGCTCGGCTCCGTCGGCGGGTTCACGAAAGATATGACCGCCGGCATGGGCTTCATTGCCCTCGCCGCCGTGATCTTCGGGCAGTGGAACCCCATCAAGGCAACGCTTGCAGCGCTGCTGTTCGGGTTTGCCACGAACCTGCAGAACCTGCTGGGCGCTCTCGGCTCTCCCGTGGAGAGCGAGTTTCTGCTGATGCTGCCCTACATCGTCACGATTCTCGCCGTCGCCGGCTTTGTCGGGCAATCGAGACCGCCCGCGGCAAGCGGCAGTCCATACATAAAATCGTAG
- a CDS encoding cytidine deaminase produces the protein MTDDAIDWDRLRDAATEAMRKAYAPYSKFPVGAAAYASDGRIVTGCNVENASYGVGLCAECGLVSNLAMTGGGRLVAFACVDGNADKLMPCGRCRQLLYEHSEPGMLLDTVSGIRTIDEVLPDAFGPRQLEDFSR, from the coding sequence GTGACAGACGACGCGATTGACTGGGACCGACTGCGGGATGCCGCGACCGAGGCAATGCGCAAGGCTTACGCCCCGTACTCAAAGTTTCCCGTCGGGGCGGCAGCGTACGCCTCCGACGGGCGCATTGTCACGGGCTGCAACGTCGAGAACGCGAGCTATGGCGTCGGCCTCTGCGCCGAGTGCGGGCTCGTCTCGAACCTCGCCATGACCGGCGGAGGCCGGCTCGTCGCGTTTGCCTGCGTCGATGGCAATGCAGACAAGCTCATGCCGTGCGGGCGCTGCCGTCAGCTGCTGTACGAACACTCAGAGCCAGGGATGCTGCTCGACACCGTCTCGGGAATCCGCACAATCGACGAGGTGCTGCCCGACGCATTCGGGCCGCGTCAGCTCGAAGACTTCAGCCGCTGA
- a CDS encoding thymidine phosphorylase, translating into MTDRIEAFDAVDIIRTKRDKGELSTDEINWLVDAYTREYVGNEQMAALAMAILLNGMTRREIRDLTLAMIASGERMNFVGLGKRTVDKHSTGGVGDKITLPLMPLVASFGVAVPQLSGRGLGHTGGTLDKLESIPGWRADLSNDEMFAQLRDLGGVICAAGSGLAPADKRLYALRDVTGTVEAIPLIASSIMSKKIAEGTESLVLDVKFGSGAFMTDYAKAEELARTMVELGTDAGVATSALLTDMNVPIGTAIGNANEVRESLEVLAGGGPADTVELTIALAREMLTLAGQPDADVESALADGRAMDIWRRTVQAQGGDPDAAMPTARESHTVTADRDGVLVRQEALPFGLAAWRLGAGRARAQDPVLHASGIDLHVKPGEAVRAGQPLFTLSADDDARFARAFDALDGAYEIDADAAPFDRTPRVAARIG; encoded by the coding sequence ATGACCGACCGTATTGAAGCGTTCGACGCCGTCGACATCATTCGCACCAAGCGCGACAAGGGCGAGTTGTCGACGGACGAGATCAACTGGCTCGTCGACGCCTACACGCGCGAGTACGTGGGCAATGAGCAGATGGCCGCCCTCGCGATGGCGATTCTGCTCAACGGCATGACGCGCCGTGAGATTCGCGATCTGACGCTCGCGATGATCGCCTCGGGCGAGCGCATGAACTTTGTCGGTCTCGGCAAGCGCACTGTCGACAAGCACTCAACCGGTGGGGTCGGCGACAAGATCACGCTTCCCCTCATGCCGCTTGTTGCATCGTTCGGCGTCGCTGTGCCGCAGCTGTCGGGGCGTGGTCTCGGCCACACGGGCGGCACGCTCGACAAGCTCGAGTCGATTCCGGGCTGGCGCGCCGACCTGTCGAATGACGAGATGTTCGCGCAGCTGCGTGATCTTGGCGGCGTCATCTGCGCGGCGGGCTCCGGTCTCGCTCCTGCGGACAAGCGGCTGTACGCGCTGCGCGACGTGACGGGCACCGTCGAGGCAATTCCGCTGATCGCGTCGAGCATCATGTCGAAGAAAATCGCCGAGGGCACCGAGTCGCTCGTGCTCGACGTCAAGTTCGGCTCCGGCGCATTCATGACCGACTATGCGAAAGCCGAGGAGCTCGCCCGCACGATGGTGGAGCTCGGCACAGACGCCGGCGTCGCCACGTCTGCGCTGCTCACCGATATGAACGTGCCCATCGGGACGGCGATCGGCAACGCGAATGAGGTGCGGGAGTCGCTTGAGGTGCTTGCGGGCGGCGGCCCCGCCGACACCGTCGAGCTCACGATCGCCCTCGCACGGGAGATGCTCACGCTCGCCGGGCAGCCGGATGCCGACGTGGAGTCCGCGCTCGCTGACGGTCGCGCCATGGACATCTGGCGTCGCACCGTGCAGGCGCAAGGGGGAGACCCGGATGCCGCGATGCCGACCGCTCGCGAGTCGCACACGGTCACGGCAGACCGCGACGGCGTACTCGTGCGCCAGGAGGCGCTTCCCTTCGGCCTTGCCGCGTGGCGCCTCGGCGCGGGGCGCGCTCGTGCGCAAGACCCTGTGCTGCACGCGTCGGGCATCGACCTGCACGTGAAGCCGGGCGAGGCGGTCCGTGCAGGGCAGCCGCTCTTCACGCTGTCTGCCGACGACGATGCCCGCTTCGCGCGTGCGTTCGATGCCCTCGACGGTGCCTACGAGATCGATGCGGATGCGGCGCCGTTCGACCGTACGCCCCGCGTGGCGGCTCGCATCGGCTGA
- a CDS encoding DUF998 domain-containing protein, which translates to MPSDKQEFDRGAAVTRSLLGWGVVAGPFYVVVGLVLALTRPGFDLTRDALSLLMLGEHGWMQQSTAIVTAVMVLAAAYGVLRTIRSGRGLAIGSLTAVYGICLGLSSVFLPAPTKQFPPEQSGETVAAGGILHLVFGGVGFAALAAAAFSYARWAASRGESRHVQLGAWCGSIILVGFVGGAALSQSPAGVAALWIAVLAGWLWLALASAHLYTVAPHPVISERQQPPSDPSASGNIST; encoded by the coding sequence ATGCCTTCCGACAAGCAGGAATTTGATCGCGGAGCAGCCGTCACCCGCAGCCTTCTGGGCTGGGGCGTCGTGGCAGGCCCCTTCTACGTTGTCGTCGGGCTCGTGCTGGCTCTGACACGACCGGGCTTCGATCTCACGCGAGATGCGCTGAGTCTGCTCATGCTCGGCGAGCACGGCTGGATGCAGCAGTCGACCGCGATCGTGACAGCAGTCATGGTGCTCGCGGCAGCATACGGGGTGCTGCGGACGATCCGCTCGGGCCGCGGGCTCGCGATCGGCTCGCTCACGGCGGTGTACGGCATCTGCCTCGGTCTCAGTTCCGTGTTCTTGCCGGCGCCGACGAAACAGTTCCCCCCAGAGCAGTCAGGTGAGACCGTAGCTGCTGGAGGCATCCTTCACCTCGTTTTCGGCGGTGTCGGATTCGCAGCCCTCGCCGCAGCGGCATTCTCTTATGCACGGTGGGCAGCGTCGCGCGGTGAATCGCGCCACGTGCAGCTCGGCGCCTGGTGCGGCTCGATCATTCTCGTGGGATTCGTCGGGGGCGCCGCACTCTCGCAGTCGCCCGCCGGCGTCGCAGCACTCTGGATCGCTGTTCTCGCCGGATGGCTCTGGCTCGCCCTCGCGTCAGCGCATCTCTACACCGTCGCGCCGCACCCGGTCATCTCCGAGCGGCAGCAGCCGCCCTCCGATCCGTCCGCGAGCGGCAACATTTCCACCTAA
- a CDS encoding L-rhamnose mutarotase: MPQNTQPQRERVCFLMHLKPERIDDYLAVHEHVWPEMLEALSAAGWHNYSLFLRAEDGLVVGYLETDDYERAQREMAATVVNARWQATMAEYFASESNPDAASERLTEYFHLA, from the coding sequence ATGCCGCAGAACACCCAGCCCCAGCGTGAGCGTGTGTGCTTTCTCATGCACCTCAAGCCCGAGCGCATCGACGACTACCTCGCCGTGCACGAGCACGTCTGGCCCGAGATGCTCGAGGCGCTGAGCGCTGCGGGCTGGCACAACTACTCGCTCTTTCTGCGGGCAGAAGACGGCCTTGTCGTCGGCTACCTCGAAACAGACGACTACGAGAGGGCGCAGCGAGAGATGGCGGCGACCGTCGTCAATGCGCGATGGCAGGCAACCATGGCGGAGTACTTCGCGTCAGAGTCGAACCCGGATGCCGCGAGCGAACGTCTGACCGAGTACTTCCACCTCGCTTGA
- a CDS encoding adenosine deaminase, translating into MTDLDEDYSLGRVNLRDVPKVSLHDHLDGGLRPATILALADDEGVSVPETDADDLADWFVSQCNAGNLVDYLSTFDLTTSVMQTENALERVAREFVHDLADDGVVYGEVRWAPEQHLEQGLSLDEAVDAVQAGLEAGVADIERLGRSIRVGQLVTAMRHADRGLEIAQLAVRHRDNGVVGFDIAGAEAGFLPSRHRLAFDYLAQNYLPVTVHAGEADGLPSMQSALVDGRALRLGHGVRLAEDISTVRSDDENTFVSLGRLAEWVKDREIALELSPSSNLQTGAIDAWGTEIVDHPFDVLYQLGFCVTVNPDNRTQSGTTLTRELALLADAFSYDLADIETFQLNAAQSAFLPLEDREDLVDVINQGFEDAESYGA; encoded by the coding sequence GTGACTGATCTCGATGAGGACTATTCGCTCGGCCGCGTCAACCTGCGAGACGTGCCCAAGGTGTCGCTTCACGACCACCTCGACGGCGGGCTGCGCCCCGCCACAATTCTCGCCCTCGCCGACGACGAGGGCGTGAGCGTACCGGAGACGGATGCTGATGACCTGGCCGACTGGTTTGTGTCGCAGTGCAACGCAGGCAACCTTGTCGACTACCTCTCGACGTTTGACCTCACAACGTCTGTGATGCAGACCGAGAACGCCCTCGAGCGCGTTGCCCGTGAGTTTGTGCACGACCTGGCAGACGACGGCGTCGTCTACGGGGAAGTGCGGTGGGCGCCCGAGCAGCACCTCGAGCAGGGGCTCAGCCTCGACGAGGCGGTTGACGCTGTGCAGGCTGGGCTCGAAGCGGGCGTCGCCGATATTGAGCGGCTGGGACGCAGCATCCGGGTCGGTCAGCTCGTCACCGCGATGCGGCACGCCGATCGGGGACTCGAGATTGCGCAGCTCGCGGTGCGCCACCGCGACAACGGCGTGGTCGGGTTCGACATCGCCGGAGCCGAAGCGGGCTTCTTGCCCAGCAGGCACCGACTCGCGTTCGATTACCTTGCGCAGAACTACCTTCCCGTCACCGTGCACGCGGGCGAGGCAGACGGCCTGCCGTCCATGCAAAGCGCACTCGTTGACGGGCGCGCGCTGAGGCTCGGGCATGGCGTGCGCCTCGCCGAAGACATCTCGACCGTGCGCAGCGACGATGAGAACACGTTCGTCTCGCTTGGGCGACTGGCGGAATGGGTGAAAGATCGCGAAATCGCACTCGAGCTCAGCCCGTCGTCGAACTTGCAGACCGGGGCGATTGACGCGTGGGGAACAGAGATCGTCGACCATCCGTTCGACGTGCTCTACCAGTTGGGCTTCTGTGTCACGGTGAACCCCGACAACCGCACGCAGTCGGGCACGACGCTGACCCGCGAGCTCGCCCTGCTCGCCGACGCGTTCTCGTACGACCTTGCCGACATCGAGACGTTTCAGCTCAACGCAGCGCAGTCGGCGTTCTTGCCGCTCGAAGACCGCGAAGACCTTGTGGACGTCATCAATCAGGGCTTTGAAGACGCCGAGAGTTACGGCGCGTGA
- a CDS encoding PTS sugar transporter subunit IIA: MSLPPLPDSALNIGAQARDWKHAVMLAGKALETSGAVTAEYAKRMVRVVEEFGAYIVIAPGLALAHARPGPDVHAEGLAVVTLADPVPFGHPHNDPVSVVIGLAVCTPEEHVAGVAALANAFNDASTIDALAGATTPDEVRRILGIPEQVTS, encoded by the coding sequence ATGTCGTTGCCACCGCTTCCCGATTCCGCCCTGAACATTGGTGCGCAGGCGCGTGACTGGAAGCACGCCGTGATGCTTGCGGGCAAGGCTCTCGAGACCAGCGGTGCCGTGACCGCCGAGTATGCAAAGCGCATGGTTCGCGTTGTCGAGGAATTTGGCGCATACATCGTGATCGCGCCGGGTCTGGCCCTCGCTCACGCTCGCCCAGGGCCAGACGTGCACGCCGAGGGGCTCGCTGTCGTGACGCTCGCTGACCCGGTTCCGTTCGGGCATCCGCACAACGATCCGGTGTCTGTCGTGATCGGTCTCGCCGTGTGCACGCCGGAGGAGCACGTGGCCGGCGTCGCAGCCCTCGCGAACGCCTTCAACGACGCGTCGACGATCGACGCTCTCGCCGGTGCAACGACGCCGGACGAGGTGCGGCGCATTCTCGGCATCCCCGAGCAGGTGACATCGTGA
- a CDS encoding PTS sugar transporter subunit IIB, translated as MKRIVTLCGVGVGTAGILKVNAERVLTRLGIDAMVTATDVAHVQQDAADAQVILTSPELVKHIGPTFADVVEINSYVDLDEIERKLDEALG; from the coding sequence GTGAAGCGCATCGTCACCCTGTGCGGCGTCGGCGTCGGCACCGCCGGCATTCTGAAGGTGAACGCCGAGCGCGTGCTCACGCGACTGGGCATTGACGCGATGGTGACGGCGACTGACGTCGCTCATGTGCAGCAGGATGCCGCCGACGCCCAAGTGATTCTGACGTCGCCCGAGCTCGTGAAGCACATCGGCCCAACGTTCGCCGACGTCGTCGAGATCAACAGTTACGTCGACCTCGACGAGATCGAACGCAAACTCGACGAAGCCCTGGGCTAG